From Sander lucioperca isolate FBNREF2018 chromosome 14, SLUC_FBN_1.2, whole genome shotgun sequence, the proteins below share one genomic window:
- the tfap2e gene encoding transcription factor AP-2-epsilon isoform X2, producing MLIHTYSAMDRADGLSGSSPSGRLSQLSSLNQAAYSSAPPLCHTPASDFQPPYFPPPYPQSSLPYSQSQDSYSHLSDPYTSINSIHQHQQVAWHSQRSRSDDGGLLSQSHRALSLDPRREYAAVPRLLHGLGEGAAALGDGPLGMQLGHHGLDDIQGMEEGSALGILDHSVIKKVPIPSKLNGSSLSILSLGKEGLGMGAVSNPAEVFCSVPGRLSLLSSTSKYKVTVGEVQRRLSPPECLNASLLGGVLRRAKSKNGGRCLRERLEKIGLNLPAGRRKAANVTLLTSLVEGEAVHLARDFGYVCETEFPAKATAEYLCRQSEPDQLPTRRSMLLATKEICKEFVDMMSQDRSPLGGSRPNPCLEPGVQGSLTHFSLLTHGFGTPAICAALSAFQSYLMEAIKMLDKGEGGGKSHHDKEMKHRK from the exons ATGTTAATCCACACCTATTCGGCTATG GACCGCGCAGACGGACTAAGCGGCTCTTCGCCGAGCGGACGCCTCTCCCAGCTGTCCTCCCTGAACCAGGCCGCTTACTCCTCGGCTCCCCCGCTCTGCCACACTCCGGCCTCTGACTTCCAGCCTCCGTACTTCCCTCCCCCCTATCCCCAGTCCTCCCTGCCATACTCCCAAAGCCAGGACTCATATTCCCACCTGTCAGACCCCTACACCTCCATCAACTCCATCCATCAGCATCAGCAAGTGGCATGGCACTCGCAGAGGTCGCGCTCCGACGATGGGGGACTCCTTTCACAGTCGCACCGGGCTCTGAGCCTCGACCCCCGGCGGGAGTATGCAGCTGTCCCTCGGCTGCTGCACGGTCTCGGAGAAGGTGCTGCCGCTCTCGGGGACGGTCCTCTCGGGATGCAACTGGGACATCACGGCCTGGACGACATTCAG GGAATGGAGGAAGGATCAGCCCTGGGCATCCTCGACCACTCTGTCATTAAAAAAG TTCCCATCCCGTCCAAGCTGAACGGGTCGTCCCTTTCAATCTTGTCCCTCGGTAAGGAGGGTCTCGGTATGGGAGCCGTGTCCAACCCAGCCGAGGTTTTCTGTTCGGTCCCGGGTCGCCTCTCGCTGCTCAGCTCCACCTCTAAGTACAAGGTGACGGTCGGGGAGGTGCAGCGACGCCTCTCTCCGCCTGAGTGCCTCAACGCCTCTCTGCTGGGTGGAGTCCTGCGCAG GGCGAAGTCAAAGAATGGTGGCCGCTGTCTGAGAGAGCGTCTGGAGAAGATTGGCCTCAACCTGCCCGCCGGGCGACGCAAGGCAGCCAACGTCACTCTCCTAACATCTTTAGTGGAGg gtgAGGCCGTCCATCTGGCGCGGGACTTTGGTTATGTCTGTGAGACAGAGTTTCCAGCCAAAGCCACAGCTGAGTATCTGTGCAGGCAGAGCGAACCGGACCAGCTCCCAACACGGCGCAGTATGCTGCTCGCCACCAA GGAGATCTGTAAGGAGTTTGTGGACATGATGTCCCAGGACCGCTCTCCTCTGGGCGGCAGTCGACCCAACCCCTGCCTGGAGCCCGGCGTCCAGGGAAGCCTCACCCACTTCAGCCTGCTCACCCACGGCTTCGGTACTCCCGCCATCTGCGCTGCGCTCTCTGCCTTCCAGAGCTACTTGATGGAGGCGATCAAAATGCTGGATAAAGGAGAGGGTGGAGGGAAGAGCCACCACGACAAGGAGATGAAGCACCGCAAATAG
- the tfap2e gene encoding transcription factor AP-2-epsilon isoform X1: MLWKSRTKTDVLQDRADGLSGSSPSGRLSQLSSLNQAAYSSAPPLCHTPASDFQPPYFPPPYPQSSLPYSQSQDSYSHLSDPYTSINSIHQHQQVAWHSQRSRSDDGGLLSQSHRALSLDPRREYAAVPRLLHGLGEGAAALGDGPLGMQLGHHGLDDIQGMEEGSALGILDHSVIKKVPIPSKLNGSSLSILSLGKEGLGMGAVSNPAEVFCSVPGRLSLLSSTSKYKVTVGEVQRRLSPPECLNASLLGGVLRRAKSKNGGRCLRERLEKIGLNLPAGRRKAANVTLLTSLVEGEAVHLARDFGYVCETEFPAKATAEYLCRQSEPDQLPTRRSMLLATKEICKEFVDMMSQDRSPLGGSRPNPCLEPGVQGSLTHFSLLTHGFGTPAICAALSAFQSYLMEAIKMLDKGEGGGKSHHDKEMKHRK, translated from the exons ATGCTCTGGAAATCCCGAACCAAGACTGACGTTCTGCAG GACCGCGCAGACGGACTAAGCGGCTCTTCGCCGAGCGGACGCCTCTCCCAGCTGTCCTCCCTGAACCAGGCCGCTTACTCCTCGGCTCCCCCGCTCTGCCACACTCCGGCCTCTGACTTCCAGCCTCCGTACTTCCCTCCCCCCTATCCCCAGTCCTCCCTGCCATACTCCCAAAGCCAGGACTCATATTCCCACCTGTCAGACCCCTACACCTCCATCAACTCCATCCATCAGCATCAGCAAGTGGCATGGCACTCGCAGAGGTCGCGCTCCGACGATGGGGGACTCCTTTCACAGTCGCACCGGGCTCTGAGCCTCGACCCCCGGCGGGAGTATGCAGCTGTCCCTCGGCTGCTGCACGGTCTCGGAGAAGGTGCTGCCGCTCTCGGGGACGGTCCTCTCGGGATGCAACTGGGACATCACGGCCTGGACGACATTCAG GGAATGGAGGAAGGATCAGCCCTGGGCATCCTCGACCACTCTGTCATTAAAAAAG TTCCCATCCCGTCCAAGCTGAACGGGTCGTCCCTTTCAATCTTGTCCCTCGGTAAGGAGGGTCTCGGTATGGGAGCCGTGTCCAACCCAGCCGAGGTTTTCTGTTCGGTCCCGGGTCGCCTCTCGCTGCTCAGCTCCACCTCTAAGTACAAGGTGACGGTCGGGGAGGTGCAGCGACGCCTCTCTCCGCCTGAGTGCCTCAACGCCTCTCTGCTGGGTGGAGTCCTGCGCAG GGCGAAGTCAAAGAATGGTGGCCGCTGTCTGAGAGAGCGTCTGGAGAAGATTGGCCTCAACCTGCCCGCCGGGCGACGCAAGGCAGCCAACGTCACTCTCCTAACATCTTTAGTGGAGg gtgAGGCCGTCCATCTGGCGCGGGACTTTGGTTATGTCTGTGAGACAGAGTTTCCAGCCAAAGCCACAGCTGAGTATCTGTGCAGGCAGAGCGAACCGGACCAGCTCCCAACACGGCGCAGTATGCTGCTCGCCACCAA GGAGATCTGTAAGGAGTTTGTGGACATGATGTCCCAGGACCGCTCTCCTCTGGGCGGCAGTCGACCCAACCCCTGCCTGGAGCCCGGCGTCCAGGGAAGCCTCACCCACTTCAGCCTGCTCACCCACGGCTTCGGTACTCCCGCCATCTGCGCTGCGCTCTCTGCCTTCCAGAGCTACTTGATGGAGGCGATCAAAATGCTGGATAAAGGAGAGGGTGGAGGGAAGAGCCACCACGACAAGGAGATGAAGCACCGCAAATAG